One Chryseobacterium sp. StRB126 genomic region harbors:
- a CDS encoding SMI1/KNR4 family protein — MEELNHEEIKIKEIVDRTLNFWVENELNQLPCDIEKEMLAQDQPDEEWKFWLPVTSTVTDTELQEFEAETGFVFPDNFKIFLKHKHFYELQISEVSFCSLPVSSWRASLREMMFETYSREFLFDKGYIPFAVYSDWGLLCFDSHNNNAVVLWDHEDENSFQYQYSNFYELLTEISKA; from the coding sequence ATGGAAGAATTAAATCATGAGGAAATAAAAATTAAAGAAATAGTTGACAGAACGCTTAACTTTTGGGTTGAGAATGAACTCAATCAACTTCCTTGTGATATTGAAAAAGAAATGCTTGCCCAGGACCAGCCCGATGAAGAATGGAAATTCTGGCTTCCTGTTACAAGTACGGTTACCGATACTGAACTTCAGGAATTTGAAGCAGAGACCGGGTTTGTTTTTCCAGACAATTTTAAAATATTCCTGAAACATAAACATTTTTATGAGCTTCAGATCTCGGAAGTTTCCTTTTGTTCACTTCCTGTCAGTTCGTGGAGAGCCTCTCTTCGTGAAATGATGTTCGAGACCTACTCAAGAGAATTCCTTTTTGATAAGGGGTATATTCCTTTTGCTGTATATAGTGACTGGGGACTGTTGTGTTTTGATAGCCATAACAATAATGCTGTTGTTCTTTGGGATCATGAAGATGAAAATTCTTTTCAGTATCAATACTCAAACTTTTATGAACTGCTAACAGAAATTTCAAAAGCATAA
- a CDS encoding DUF4835 family protein: MKKIISLFFLLFIFNLGFSQELLATVQVNSQQIGGSNQQAFKALEKSLRDFINNTSWTGKKLQNFEKIKCGFSIVIAERDVNKFKGTIVVQAVRPVYNTTYESPLLNLQDQRFSFEYIENENLIFNERQFSGKNLTDVISFYIYLILGYDADSFQSMGGTQWFTKAQQIAQNSQNRNYDGWNTINEPRSRTILINEIMNPNWSQLRSTMYTYHRSGMDNLFNPDQTPGKKVIFDALMQLKMYENSFQQGFFFNLFMDTKSDEIFNVFNSGNNGGLILNDLKQTMIILSPKNIDNKWNKWKN; the protein is encoded by the coding sequence ATGAAAAAAATTATAAGTTTATTTTTTCTGTTATTTATCTTTAATCTTGGTTTTTCCCAGGAGTTGCTGGCAACTGTTCAGGTAAACTCCCAGCAGATAGGAGGAAGTAATCAGCAGGCTTTTAAAGCTTTGGAGAAAAGTCTTAGAGACTTCATTAACAATACCAGCTGGACGGGGAAGAAGTTACAGAATTTTGAAAAGATCAAATGTGGTTTTTCCATTGTTATTGCTGAAAGAGATGTCAATAAATTTAAAGGAACCATTGTAGTTCAGGCAGTACGTCCTGTCTATAATACCACGTATGAATCTCCTTTGCTGAATCTTCAGGACCAAAGATTCAGCTTTGAATATATTGAGAACGAAAACCTTATTTTCAACGAGAGACAATTTTCCGGGAAAAACCTTACCGATGTAATCAGTTTCTACATTTATCTTATTTTAGGCTATGATGCTGATAGTTTCCAGTCAATGGGAGGAACTCAGTGGTTCACAAAAGCACAACAGATTGCTCAAAACTCTCAAAACAGAAACTATGACGGTTGGAATACCATCAACGAACCGAGAAGCCGCACCATATTGATTAACGAAATTATGAATCCAAACTGGAGCCAGTTGAGATCTACGATGTATACTTATCATAGATCCGGGATGGATAATCTTTTTAATCCGGACCAGACACCAGGGAAAAAAGTGATTTTTGATGCCCTGATGCAGCTTAAAATGTATGAGAATTCTTTCCAGCAAGGCTTTTTCTTCAACCTTTTCATGGATACTAAAAGTGATGAGATCTTTAACGTCTTTAATTCCGGAAATAATGGCGGGCTTATCCTTAATGATCTGAAGCAGACCATGATTATTCTTTCTCCAAAAAATATTGATAACAAGTGGAATAAATGGAAGAATTAA
- the coaBC gene encoding bifunctional phosphopantothenoylcysteine decarboxylase/phosphopantothenate--cysteine ligase CoaBC has protein sequence MSVSGKKILIAVSGGIAAYKVHFLIRDFIKQGAEVQAIMTPDAEHFVTQLSLATLSKKPVYSDFYGDNGTWNSHVELALWADVMIVAPCTANTLSKMIHGMCDNLVIATYMSAKCPVFIAPAMDLDMYAHPSTKRNLELAESYGHIIIPAENGELASGLIGQGRMSEPATIFNTVENYFTDHIIEKSLEGKTVLITAGPTYEAIDPVRFIGNHSSGKMGFSLAEEASKRGAKVILISGPSSQTLTDKNVELHKVTSAKEMLAKVFEFYDRIDIGIASAAVADYAPKDVAKEKIKKNDENLTIELVKNPDILKTMGEKKTHQFLVGFALETQNEEENAKGKLEKKNLDMIVLNSLRDEGAGFKNDTNKIKIFTRTEKREFDLKSKDDVAKDILNFVESQLLK, from the coding sequence ATGAGTGTTTCCGGTAAAAAGATCCTTATTGCTGTTTCTGGCGGAATTGCAGCCTATAAAGTTCACTTTTTGATAAGAGATTTTATAAAGCAAGGAGCCGAAGTACAGGCGATTATGACCCCCGATGCAGAACATTTTGTAACCCAATTAAGTTTGGCCACGCTATCGAAGAAGCCAGTTTATTCTGATTTTTATGGTGATAACGGAACCTGGAACAGCCACGTGGAACTTGCTTTATGGGCAGACGTGATGATTGTGGCCCCATGTACAGCCAATACCTTGTCTAAAATGATCCACGGAATGTGTGATAATCTCGTGATCGCAACTTATATGTCTGCAAAATGTCCGGTATTTATTGCTCCGGCAATGGATTTGGATATGTATGCACACCCTTCCACGAAAAGAAATCTAGAACTGGCAGAAAGCTATGGGCATATTATCATTCCTGCTGAAAACGGAGAACTTGCAAGTGGTCTGATCGGGCAGGGAAGAATGTCTGAACCGGCAACCATTTTTAATACCGTTGAAAATTATTTTACAGATCATATTATTGAAAAAAGTCTTGAAGGAAAAACAGTCTTAATTACAGCAGGACCTACCTATGAGGCGATTGATCCGGTAAGATTCATAGGAAATCATTCCTCAGGAAAAATGGGGTTTTCCTTGGCTGAAGAAGCTTCAAAAAGAGGGGCTAAGGTGATTCTGATCTCAGGACCAAGTTCCCAAACCCTTACCGATAAAAATGTAGAGCTGCATAAGGTAACTTCTGCAAAAGAAATGCTGGCTAAAGTATTTGAGTTTTATGATAGAATAGATATTGGGATTGCAAGTGCTGCCGTGGCAGATTATGCACCAAAGGATGTGGCTAAGGAAAAGATCAAGAAGAATGATGAAAACCTTACCATTGAGCTGGTGAAAAACCCTGATATTCTTAAAACGATGGGAGAAAAGAAAACCCATCAGTTTCTGGTAGGATTTGCTTTGGAAACTCAGAATGAAGAAGAAAATGCCAAAGGAAAACTGGAAAAGAAAAACCTTGATATGATTGTTTTGAATTCTTTACGTGATGAAGGAGCAGGATTTAAAAATGATACCAACAAGATCAAGATATTCACCAGAACAGAGAAAAGAGAATTTGATCTGAAGTCCAAAGATGATGTAGCAAAAGATATTCTCAATTTTGTTGAATCTCAGCTTTTAAAATAA